One segment of Salvelinus alpinus chromosome 1, SLU_Salpinus.1, whole genome shotgun sequence DNA contains the following:
- the LOC139580943 gene encoding modulator of macroautophagy TMEM150B-like, translating into MWLWALLPICLAVFGIVGIWVVFGIAVSNETVNITDRFPYISECGTYNPQSCIFAQICNVCAVLALWVVVIRFQQVRDYGQNSKVNIASIVLGFISCVGISIIGNFQQSVVIGIHLLGAFLTFFVGLAYFWLQVWLCYKAHPFKDRHWVGPLRATFCSICSVLVITMVILHTTSYKSGAAVCEWALVMSFFVLFGLFGSEFRHIDFHQLTVQKQGLKTQSTNGVVRMNYVS; encoded by the exons ATGTGGCTCTGGGCACTGCTTCCGATCTGCTTGGCAGTGTTTGGCATTGTGGGCATATGGGTTGT GTTTGGTATCGCTGTATCGAATGAGACTGTTAACATCACAGACAGATTCCCCTACATCAG TGAATGTGGCACGTATAATCCTCAGAGCTGCATCTTTGCTCAGATCTGCAACGTCTGTGCTGTCCTGG ccCTGTGGGTTGTGGTGATCCGGTTTCAGCAGGTCAGGGACTATGGTCAGAACAGCAAGGTGAACATCGCCAGTATCGTACTGGGCTTCATCTCCTGTGTGGGCATCTCCATCATCGGAAACTTCCAG CAATCTGTAGTGATAGGGATCCACTTGTTGGGAGCGTTTTTGACCTTCTTCGTGGGCCTGGCCTACTTCTGGCTGCAGGTGTGGCTCTGCTACAAAGCCCACCCCTTTAAAGACCGCCATTGGGTTGGACCTCTCCGAGCTACCTTCTGTAGCATCTGCAGCGTCCTGGTCATCACCA TGGTTATACTTCATACTACCAGCTACAAATCTGGAGCGGCCGTTTGTGAGTGGGCCTTGGTCATGTCCTTCTTTGTCCTTTTTGGCCTCTTTGGGTCCGAGTTCCGTCACATCGACTTCCACCAGCTCACCGTGCAGAAACAAGGTCTGAAGACACAGAGCACCAACGGAGTGGTCAGAATGAATTACGTTTCATAG
- the LOC139580938 gene encoding modulator of macroautophagy TMEM150B-like: MWLWALLPICLAAFGTVGIWVVFGIAVSNETVNITARFPYISECGSYDPQSCIFSQVCNICAVLILWVVVIRFQQVRDYGQNSKVNIGSIVLGFISSLGISILGSFRQSVLFGIHVFGAFLAFFVGLAYFWLQVWLTYKVQPSTDRGWMGPLRAALSSICTILVITMAIGLLFDTGYRSMASISEWALVMCFFVLFGLFASEFRHVDCHLLTGQNQGLSKTQSINSGGIIMYNSTANGTVM; this comes from the exons ATGTGGCTCTGGGCACTCCTTCCAATCTGCTTGGCGGCGTTTGGCACTGTGGGGATATGGGTGGT GTTTGGTATCGCTGTGTCAAATGAGACTGTTAATATCACAGCGAGATTCCCCTACATCAG tgAATGTGGCAGCTATGATCCACAGAGCTGTATCTTTTCCCAGGTCTGCAACATATGTGCTGTCTTGA TTCTGTGGGTTGTGGTGATCCGGTTTCAGCAGGTCAGGGACTATGGTCAGAACAGCAAGGTGAACATCGGCAGTATCGTACTGGGCTTCATCTCATCTCTGGGCATCTCCATCCTCGGCAGCTTTCGG CAATCCGTGTTGTTTGGCATCCATGTGTTCGGGGCTTTTCTGGCCTTCTTTGTGGGCTTGGCCTACTTCTGGTTGCAGGTGTGGCTCACCTACAAAGTCCAGCCCTCTACAGACCGTGGCTGGATGGGGCCTCTCAGAGCTGCCCTCTCTAGCATCTGCACCATCTTGGTCATCACCA TGGCCATAGGTCTACTCTTTGATACTGGCTACCGCTCAATGGCGTCCATTTCTGAGTGGGCTCTGGTCATGTGCTTCTTTGTCCTATTTGGCCTCTTTGCATCCGAGTTCCGTCACGTCGACTGTCACCTGCTCACCGGGCAGAACCAAGGCCTCAGCAAGACCCAGAGCATCAACAGTGGTGGGATCATAATGTACAATAGTACAGCCAACGGAACAGTAATGTAA